A single window of Patescibacteria group bacterium DNA harbors:
- a CDS encoding type II toxin-antitoxin system Phd/YefM family antitoxin — protein sequence MKTLSLSEAKMKLSSLVETVSATDKAVVITKNGSPAAVLVSPDEFESWKETIAIRTDVPLMQEIKKGLKALKSKKAKLYTLDELIG from the coding sequence ATGAAAACCTTGTCTCTTTCAGAAGCAAAAATGAAGTTAAGCAGCCTCGTAGAAACTGTCAGTGCCACCGACAAAGCGGTAGTAATTACAAAAAACGGGTCACCCGCCGCTGTTCTGGTAAGTCCGGACGAATTTGAAAGCTGGAAGGAAACTATTGCTATTCGTACGGATGTGCCGTTAATGCAGGAAATAAAAAAAGGTTTAAAGGCTTTAAAAAGTAAGAAAGCAAAGCTCTATACACTCGATGAACTTATCGGGTAA